Part of the Salvelinus namaycush isolate Seneca chromosome 25, SaNama_1.0, whole genome shotgun sequence genome is shown below.
caggctcatcctaacatgaccctccagcatgacaatttcaccagccatactgctcgttctgtgcgtgatttcctgcaaggcaggaatgtcagtgttctgccatggccagcgaagagcccggatctcaatcccattgagcacctctgggaccttttggatcggagggtgagggcgagggccattcccccctgaaatgtccgggaacttgcaggtgccttggtggaagagtggggtaacatctcacagcaagaactggcaatctggtgcagtccacgaggaggagatgcactgcagtacttaatgcagctggtggccacaccagatactgactgttacttttgattttgaccccccctttgttcagggacacattattccatttctgttcgtcatgtctgtggaacttgttcagtttatgtctcagttgttgaatcttatgttcatacaaatatttacacatgttaagtttgctgaaaataaacacagttgacagtgagaggacgcttctttttttgctgagtttacatccaTTACAGTATTGGTTACAGCAGCTTTAAGTCCCATGGTAGGACAAATTCATGATACCTGGTAGAGAGTTAATGTAGGAGCAGACTTGACCCACGCTCCACTGTGTTGGATTGTCACTACATTCTCGTCCTCCTGTGGTCTGTTCACCAGAGGATATGAATGTGTCTTTCCTctgtcttccctgctccctctctctctcctgtaccctctccctctcttcctgccGGCGCAGCCTGGTGATCATAGGGACAGGGGGCTCATCCTCAGcctcctcttccccttctccCCTCAATGTTCTCTGGGTCTCCTCAGAGCCGTACGGCCCCTGCACCTGCAGTGGAAAAACCAGCATGACTACAATCAGACATTTACCTATGGAATATTCTGAATGATAACAGTTTGGGGTTTCATACTGTAAGTAGACCAGAGAATTGCAAAGTTGTTCATATCAATTCTGTCTGTCTGATTGACCTAGCCTGGTTTCAGATTTGTTGTCCCCCATGATGAAATTGGGGAACTGTCTCATTCATTTGTGCGTTAGTCACACgcgatatctcagacagcactggcGCGATTTTGACAAATGGGGTGAATGATGCGTCGTGCCATAGAGATCCGGCAGTGGCAAAATTGATTGTCCCAAGACGGGAGCTATAGTTAATAACAGAAATGTCAAGGCGGGGCGCTTCATCATTCGTGGAGGACGACACGTTTACTGTTGCCTGGTTTGTGTTGTTTTGCAAACTGTCTTGTCGTGATTGGCATTGACCATAGGATAGTTTGCTAGATATGCtaaatctgggaccaggctatgacaTCTGACCTGTCTGAGGAGGAAGTGTTCTCTGGTGCCCCCGTTGACCCTCCCCGAGGGACGTCCTCTACGGCCCATCGGCCTGTGGCCCCAACGACTGGCCTTGTCCACCTTCAACACGCTCAGACGCTTTGTACAGCTCACATTGAACCTGACCGGAGGGGGgaggggacagaaagagagagcgagagagagagagatgagatctGTAGATAAAAAGTTTCTGGAGTTTAGCCATTCAGGGGAGATATTCCACAGAACACCATAATGTTCAAAACATTCCAGTTGGGGTGTCTAGATTCCCCTGGATCCTGGAAGAGAACATTTACATATGGCTTTTGACAACAAGTCCACAAGTCGGCTTGAGGAGCTTAATCTGCCTCGGGAATAATGTTCCAAAATTCAGATTTTTCAAGGAATACAGGTTCCTGGAATCAGGAGTGAATAACCAGGAACTACAGGAATCTTCCAACTGCGATATCTGGAAACCCCAGAAATGTTGCAACCCTACAGGACTCACCTCTTGACACAGGTCATGGAGCAGAATCGTTTGGATCGGAGGAAGGTGTGAACGTAGCCTCTCTTCCCACAGAACTCACACTGCAGCACGTCTACCAGGCTCTCAGCAGCAGGTTCTATAGTACAGCAGGAGATGCAGCAGGAGATACAAGCtgttagacagacacacagacagatggacagacacacacagacacaccggaACTGACCGTCCTGGGTGGGGGTATCATCCATGTCTGAGTCATTGTCTGGCTGCTCAGCATCCATCAGGCTCTCCTCTGGCACTCGATCCCCATTGGTTCTCATCTCAGACACTCGATCCCCATTGGTTCTCAATTCTGGAGCTGAATCCTTATTGGTTCTCATCTCAGGTGTTGGATCCCCATTGGTTCTCACCTCCCGGGCTTCAGGAAGCGTGGCCTGCTGGTCCGCCCCCAAAGAGGAACGGCCCATCTGAAGCAGGAACACACCACTGTATCACTggatcacatacagtacacaacatTTACCACTATAGAGGGCTGAACATAATGGTAACTAATCAACTACCAGTGGGAGACTGCTTGTTCAAGAGGACATTTTGTATCTGCGAGGTTGTTGGTTCTTGATGCAGTGCTCTCACAGTGAGGGAGGTGTGACTGGGACTAAGCTActctcccagctagcacatttggtttctTGGAAGATgtgggaacgtatgtttttggtttctcATTGTTTCCGGGAATGAAGCCATACATTTCTTGACCTGTAAAACTGAACATTTTTTAAACGTTCTGACACTGGAAATGTAAACTTGTTGGTTGCAGAGGTTCTGAGAATgatttactatggttccctgaacgTTACCCTGgaggttttatttatttattttattaacgtTCTGTGAACGGAAATTATACATTATTtgatttttgaataacttccttaaCTTTTACTGAATGTTTCAACAAGACTTTttataacactgctagcttattttggttaaacttttttgaactccaagcacaggtaggacacatggaaattaatttccttaggcattaatcaCATTTCTATTTTAggggctctcgagtggcgcagtctaaggcactacagACCGTGGTTTGATtcgaggctgtatcacaaccgactttgattgggagtcccatagggcggcgcacaattagcccagcatcgtctggggtaggccgtcattgtaaataagaatttgttcttaactgacttgcctagttaaataaaggttcaataaaatttcaaaaaaataataacattttgttctctatccatggattTAGCCTGCTAGAGCTGCaactctctttccttcctctcgCACTTTATCAGCTCAGTTTAATAAAATAGCTTAAATAATGgcttttctgctgcttccctcactcggATCGGACCGGGTCTTGATCCAACCAGGTCTGTATGAAACGGGATTAGTTGTCCTTGGGACCATTCGGAACGGGTCTCTTTATATTTTTTGTATAAATTAATGCATATCGGGTCCGGGTGGGAAAGCCCCAGGTCCATTTCGGAACTGGTCCATCTTTTTGGAATACCTCTAGCTAGCCTGACATGTTTTTTTTACActtacaaagctgttcattttagtctattcaaacagacaacatttcaaaggaaacaaagactcattaagatcaggtgttaGTTGGcacggccaacacacctgaacacaaataataagatagaggatagagagagttttgctGATACTAagaacggaatgtatatgtttttaaaacttcttagggctaggcccctttttttccTCAATTTCCGcttgaatgacgtgcccaaagtaaactgactgttgctcaggccctgaagccaggacatgcatataattggtaccattggaaagaaaacactttcaagTTTGTAGAAATGCTacaataatgtaggagaatataacaatagataccgtaggagaaaatccaaagaaaaaccaaccagattttttttttttgagagcccatgctcttacaatggaaagtataggggcATATTGAATTCTAGCAATTTGGATGCAAtttctatggcttccacagggtgtcagcagtctatgttcaaggtttcaggcttgtaacttccaaaacgaaTAATAAATatgagttttagtacagggacacagtcttggaaattaaTGTATGAACGCGCGATGAAGACAgaacgcacctgctaaaatcggttacctattgaacatacttctttccgtaagaaataatatagtttgattacattttaggctacctgaggagtaaatagaaacattttgacttgttgaaacaaagtttaggggtagatttttggattcctttctttgcatgttgaacgagtggattactcaaatcgatggcgccaactaaactgactttttgggttataaagaaggattttatctaacaaaacgacactacatgttatagctgggaccctttggatgactaatcagaggaagatttttaatcgctatttgtgaatttatgaaacctgtgccagcggaaaaatattttgatgtggtacgccgtcctcaaacaatcacatggcatgctttcgctctaatggctactgtaaatcgggcagtgcagttagattaacaaaaatttgagctttcaaccgatataagacacttgtatgtacctaaatgtttaatatccataatttgtatgaatatttatttatttaaattccGCGCCctccgctagcgggacgcctagacCTAaagtttttaaataacattcttagaacgttactcaagttttcttgtggtttttatggaaaatGTTCTTAACGTTctcagaacaatttgagaacatgcaAAATAACCaaaggacaaccacgctctcaccaagctctaagaaacaaatggttctcagaacattatgtgctagctgggctcAGTCGCAGGGCTGACTCCAGGCATAAGTGACATAAGGTACTCAGTCGAACTTTAAAACGTACATTTTTCTCTCCACTGTCAAGTTTTTGCCTGCTTGTTGGGGGGCCCCCCCATCCAAATCTCGCTTAGgtcccccaaaaggctagagctgaCACTGGCCTCAGTGCCTTTGGTGACAATTAACGAGACCAGTGCCTGTGTACACTGTGGAGCTTGGTTAACACACCCACCAGTGAACATACCGGAGGGAACGGCTGCAGGGCCTCTCTGACGACGAACCCCTCTATGATGTGTGTGAGGATGAGAGGTCTAGCTCTCTCAGGGCTCCCTGGTAGGGTGGCTGAGGCTGAGGGGGATTGGCCGGGGCTTCTTACCGCGGCCGAGGGCAGGAGTGGAGGAGGGGAGCAGCTGGTGTAAGAGGAGGGGTCTTGAGACGAGTGGGTAACGGAGCAGCTGGACGGAGGGACGCAGGGGAAATCCAACCTGCCTGGAGGATGGAGCcaagcaaagagagagaggcagttaCTGTATGTCAGGGTTAGATTTAGTATAAAAATAGTAAATAGTGTAAAAGGTAAAGTTAAGTAATGAAAAACACTAAATGCTATTGTGCCGTGTACCTGTGCAGTTCTCTGTATAGGCGAGCTGTATGTCTTTACAGAGTCTGTCTGAACCAGCCGCTGGAGAGAGTGTGGGTGGAGGGgtcgtcctctcctctctcatctcctctctactctctggGGTCTGGGTGCGTACGGTGGCTGGAAGCATCTTCAGGTCCACAGCTACAGTCTGGGGTGGGGAGAAATTATGGAACGTCTGGGATAGATTCTGGAACGTTTGGGGGGGGTGATGGTTCTGAAAAGGCATCTGGACCGGAGCCTCTGCCACAGGCATCTCCTCCGACACCTGAACCCCAGTGGACTGCACTGCCAGGGCCTGGACTGAGCGCAGGGACAACCTCTGGAGGGAGGCCGGTGGAGACTGGAGCAGCCTGGGGAGAGAGGCCTGGGAGATGGGGCCAAGACGCAGGGTAGGGGGCTTGGGCTGGCGGTGGAGCTGGGGCTGGAGCAGGCTGGGACACAGAAGAGGTGGAGGGGCTAATGATGAGGATACTACCACTGTCTGCtggggagggggtggggtgggcagctcacaggaagaggagaggactggaaGGCCATCCCCAGGCTGGGATTGgacagtggtggtggtgtgggtggGAGTGGCCAGGGGCTGGAGGgtaagagggaagagagagggggaagtgtCTTGGGGTGCGAGGCGCAGTGCGATAGGGTGCAGCTGCCGGTGGGATCCTGCTGTGGTCTGCTGGATGATGAGCTGGTGGGGTGCCCCCTTATGGCTCGGAGGACAGTGCAGCTGGTGCCTGACCACAGCATGGGACTGGACAGGAGTGTACGACGCTGAAATAGAACCACATTATTACACCTGAAGGTGGTCTAAACCTGCACTAGGTTGGAACAAAATGTACGACACTGGAGTTGAAATAAAACCATGTTAACAGACTTAAGTGATTGAGACATTGATATGTGTTGTAAACCTCctctgggctggaacaaaagcctaccTCAGGATCAGTGTTATTTAAGAACACTGATATGAACCAACAGAGCACAAAAGATGAGACCATGCCATGGTGACTGACTTACCAGGCGCGATAAGCTGGTTTGCTGATGTTAGCCTGGTGATGTCAGCCAGCCGAGGCTTAGCTCCAGAGGCTTCTGTGGAGGGGTCAGACTGCTGACTGGACCTCAGGGGACAGATGGACATCTTGGGCAGAGAGGAGACCAGCGTCTGGGGCTGGGTGGAGAATGGCTTCAACAGGACACTCTGGGCAGGGGCCAAAGCCCCTGGGAGATGGGCCTGCACAGCGAGGCTGTGTacctgagagaggagaggtattATTATAGACGTAAATCTAACATCCAATGTCTCTTAGAAAGTGCTTGATATCAAAAAATATAATGTGGATATCATGTTGTGTCCCACTGGGTTCCATACTGGGGCACTACTGTCTGTACCTGATATATATTTAGGTAATTGCAACTTGATCATGTCGAGCAATGACCTACCAAGTCAAGTCAGATACACTCCACTTAGCAGACAcctttatccagagcgacttgtgCATAGGCTCACATTTTTTGTATAAAAATGATTTGTCCTACAGGGATATAAATAACATGTCAGCAGGAGTTTGCTGTCCTCCGATGACAACCTAGTTAGCTTGCCAGGTATGTAAAACCTGGCAATGCTCAACCTTTCACCTTTGACCTTTGCCCCTGGTGTCGGTTGCTGACCTGTGAAGTGGAGAGTTGAGAGGAGCTGCAGCAGACAGAAGGCAGGTCCGACTGGACTGCTGCCACCGTGGCCGCAGGGGTCAGAATCAACttacagagacagaagagagaaaagagaacgcgacagaagagagagaagacagagaagcaAGAGAAAAGACAAAGAAGCAAGGGAAAAGACAAAGAGGAAAGAGAAAAGATAATAGAGTAGAAAAAAGTTAGTGGAGAATATCAGTGGAAAAGGAGACAGAGAACTTGGCATGCTTACTTATTTTTACTTCCCATGGTCTTTGGGCAAGTAGATAGTTTATCATACGCTACAAAGCTGTTACAAtaagagagagaaggtaggtaCCATCTGGGTGCGAAGGTACATCTGGGCTTGGTTACAGGAAGCAGAGCAATTCCCCAGGAGCATGGCCTGCTGGGTAATAGTGCCTGTGGTGGAGCTGGAACTCTGAGAATGACCAATCAGCTGGCCTGTTACTGGAGAGGCTGGGAGGgtgatctggagacagacagaattGCAGTGGTCTTACTAGGCATTGGTAGTCTTGGTAGTCTTGATACCAGAGTGCTCAACTTACAGAGGTACCAGTTGACTGGGGCACCGTGCTGTTGGCAGCAGAGGGTAAGGAGGGGGACTGTCTGCTACTGTAAGGCTGTTGCTGCTGCAGCGCAGCTGTCTGCAGGATGATGTGTTGCTGCTGGGCCGCGTACATCTGCTGCAGGTACTGAGCTGCCATGGTCTGGGGCCTGCTGTGGATGGCCTGCTGGATCACCTAGAGAGGGAGACAGCAGAGAAACAATAGTCATATTGTGTAGCTGGGAACGGTTCGGTAACTACTACGCTCCCAGAACTAATGGCTCAGCTTTATCTCAGCACGTGCATGATCAGGGTTCGATACCAGGAATGCTGAAAGACCCAGGTTTGGTCAAGATAACACTCTTCCCAGCTAGcatatttggttccttggaagttgtgggaacttATTTTTTGGGTTTCCCAAAAAGCACTCTGGTATCAAGACTACCAAGACTACCAATGCCTAGTAAGACCACTGCAATTCTGTCTGTCtccaagttctggcctggtttagatcttatctagtttgtctctgtgaatggtttgtcctctgacaaatcaactgtacatttcggtgttcctcaaggttccgttttaggaccactattgttttcactatatattttacctcttggggatgtcattcgaaaacataatgttaactttaaCTGCTATGCGgaagacacacagctgtacatttcaatgaaacatggtgaagccccaaaattgccctagctggaagcctgtgtttcagacataaggaagtggatggctgcaaactttctactcttaaactcggacaaaacagagatgcttgttctaggtcccaagaaacaaagagatcttctgttgaatctgataattaatcttgatggttgtaaagttgtctcaaataaaactgtgaaggacctcggcgttactctggaccctgatctctcttttgacgaacatatcaagactgtttcaaggacagcttttttccatctacgtaacattgcaaaaatcagaaactttctgtccaaaaatgatgcagaagaATTAAtcaatgcttttgttacttctaggttagactactgcaatacaCTACTTTCAGGCtccccggataaagcactaaataaacttcagttagagctaaatacggctgctagaatcctgactagaacccaaaaatttgatcatattactccagtgctagcctccctacactggcttcctgttaaggcaagggctgatttcaaggttttactgctaacctacaaaccattacatgggcttgctcctacctatctttctaatttggtcctgccgtatatacctacacgtacgctacggtcacaagacgcaggcctcctaattgtccctagaatttctaagcaaaacgctggaggcagggctttctcctatagagctccatttttatggaatggtctgcctacccatgtgagagacgcagactcggtctcaacttttaagtctttactgaagactcatctcttcagtgggtcatatgattgagtgtagtctggcccaggagtgtgaaggtgaacagaaaggctctggagcaacgaaccgcccttgctgtctctgcctggccggttcccctctctccactgggattctctgcctctaaacctattacaggggctgagtcactggcttactggtgctctttcatgccgtccctaggaggggtgcgtcacttgagtgggttgagtcactgacgtgatcttcctgtctgggttggcacccccccttgggttgtgccgtggcggagatctttgtgggctatactcggccttgtctcaggatggtaagttggtggttgaagataatccctctagtggtgtgggggctgtgctttggcaaagtgagtggggttatatccttcctgtttggccctgtccgggggtatcatcggatggggccacagtgtctcctgacccctcctgtctcagcctctagtatttatgctgcagtagtttatgtgtcggggggctagggtcagtttgttatatctggagtacttctcctgtcttatccggtgtcctgtgtgaatttaagtatgctctctctaattctctctttctctctttctttctctctctctcggaggacctcagccctaggaccatgcctcaggactacctggcatgatgactccttgctgtctccagtccatctggccgtgctgctgctccagtttcaactgttctgcctgcggctatggaactctgacctgttcaccggacgtcctacctgtcccagacctgctgttttcaactctctagagaccgcaggagcggtagagatactcttaatgatcggctatgaaaagccaactgacatttactcctgaggtgctgacttgctgcgccctcgacaactactgtgattattattatttgaccatgctggtcatttatgaacatttgaacatcttggctatgttctgttataatctccactcggcacagccagaagaggactggccacctctcatagagttcctctctaggtttcttcctaggttttggcctttctagggggtttttcctagccaccgtgcttctacagctgcattgcttgctgtttggggttttaggctgggtttctgtacagcactttgagatatcagctgatgtaagaagggctttataaatacatttgatttgatatgttttCTGACTGGTAAAACGTAATTTTTAAAAAACGTTTCTGAGAACGGAATTGAAGCTTTCGCCTGTTCTGGGAACATACATTTTTAGGTTGCggtgaggttctgagaatgttctcctgggaggttttattcaTGTTCTGAGAATAGAAATTATATGTTATTTGAAGCTAATTAAATAACGTTCTGAGAatatgtttcaataagacttctaataacactgctagcttagtttgGGTTAATAGTTTtgaagcacagataggacacatggaaattcacttgcttaggcattaatcatgcaaacacatttcttTTTAATTGTGGCACGGCGTCAGTGAGATTCTAACCTATTACCTTCTGTTCTCTATctatggaattagtccactgagccaccaggatggagctagcattaGAGGTCTTTACGGATCCACCTGTACCCGAATACCCGAGACCTGAGCAGGTTCAGATCCAGAATTCGAAATAATGTCATGCGTCTGGGTCagatctgatatgattgtcacgggtatgtgtaattttaactgaccTTTCCGGTAGGAACAGTACAGATCCGAACGCGACAGCagcaatagagagagaaatgttataatttatgctgctgctcGTGCTTTTCACGAGAGTGGAGCGTTGctcgtgtagcttgttgttgttgttggccaatcataagtcatcaTAGCGGCAATAGGCTAAGTTAGGAGATATCTAATCCTCCCTGGTCCCTGTGTCACTCGCTCACAGTATGGCCCCACCCCCGCCTGCTTGAGcggcacctctctctccctcctctcacgcTTTATCAGCTCCGGCTAATAAAGTAGCTTAAAAAAAATGACTTTTCGCTGCTTCCCTCACTCGGATCTGACCGGTCTGGATTCAACCAGGTCTATACGGAATGGGATTAGTTGTGCTTGGGTCCATTCGGAACGGGTctctatatttaaaaaatgtatttaagctTATCGAGTCCGGATTGGAAAAGCCCCAGGGTCCAGTTTGGAACTGGTCCAACCTTTTGGACCTGTGAAGACCTCTAGCTAgcatgccttttttttttttactcctacATAGCTGTTAATGTTAGTccattcaaacagaccccatttcaaaggaaacaaacacccattaagatcaggtgtggccaatgaGTGGGCGTGGCCAACACATCTGAACACATTTAacaagagagaggatagagagagtttgacACTGAGAACAGTGTTTATGCTTTTAAAACATTAGAACGTTCTTTGAACATtaatgttttcttgtggttttaaTGGAAcgttttcttaatgttttgagAACATGACTTGAAATAGAACCATGAAGAAACCTTTAGAAAgcattatgctgaagtactgaaattcccacagaagaacgttgtttcttaacattctctgaacgttctgagaacatgactttaaatagaaccatgaggaaacctgaaggaaacgttatgctgaagtactgaaattcccacctaagaaacatatggttctcagaacgttatgtgctagctgggtatcctgcaccattcccagaccTTTGTGGGAACggtgtatgcaaaataaccataggacaaccactcTCACCatgctctaagaaacatatggttctcagaacattacaGTATGTGCTAGCTGGATTATGCTTAGAAAACTAGCCTTTGCTTTACATACAGATATGGCTTCATTTTACATTttattccactccttgccactcctgtCATTTGCCAAATATCATTAATGAGCTTGAGGAGATCAGAGGATTGGATCCTGATTCGATAACCTTCACAGGTATCATCCAATGTTTATGCAAATTAGACTAATAGGTCAAATTAACTGTTTTCTTTGGTCCCGCCTGGAAAACGATACCGGAGCATCGGCTCTCtaagacagcttctacccccaagccatgactgCTCAatagccataagactgataaatagttaaTGAAATGGTTActcggactatctgcattgaccctctatgaacactcacaagactatatacagtatacacactatatacattctcacacacactacactgacactcacacaaaacccacacacatacagtacatatgcacacacacgta
Proteins encoded:
- the phc3 gene encoding LOW QUALITY PROTEIN: polyhomeotic-like protein 3 (The sequence of the model RefSeq protein was modified relative to this genomic sequence to represent the inferred CDS: substituted 2 bases at 2 genomic stop codons) → MMDRQSPEKTEGGGESETNGTAATVTVTSNTKAVTTVANNNVAASVVIAMTTTDSTTPTSSQAPPTSLGTAPTESQAVQVIQQAIHSRPQTMAAQYLQQMYAAQQQHIILQTAALQQQQPYSSRQSPSLPSAANSTHSGIKTTKTTNAXXDHCNSVCLQITLPASPVTGQLIGHSQSSSSTTGTITQQAMLLGNCSASCNQAQMYLRTQMLILTPAATVAAVQSDLPSVCCSSSQLSTSQVSNRHQGQRSKVHSLAVQAHLPGALAPAQSVLLKPFSTQPQTLVSSLPKMSICPLRSSQQSDPSTEASGAKPRLADITRLTSANQLIAPASYTPVQSHAVVRHQLHCPPSHKGAPHQLIIQQTTAGSHRQLHPIALRLAPQDTSPSLFPLTLQPLATPTHTTTTVQSQPGDGLPVLSSSCELPTPPPPQQTVVVSSSLAPPPLLCPSLLQPQLHRQPKPPTLRLGPISQASLPRLLQSPPASLQRLSLRSVQALAVQSTGVQVSEEMPVAEAPVQMPFQNHHPPQTFQNLSQTFHNFSPPQTVAVDLKMLPATVRTQTPESREEMREERTTPPPTLSPAAGSDRLCKDIQLAYTENCTGRLDFPCVPPSSCSVTHSSQDPSSYTSCSPPPLLPSAAVRSPGQSPSASATLPGSPERARPLILTHIIEGFVVREALQPFPPMGRSSLGADQQATLPEAREVRTNGDPTPEMRTNKDSAPELRTNGDRVSEMRTNGDRVPEESLMDAEQPDNDSDMDDTPTQDEPAAESLVDVLQCEFCGKRGYVHTFLRSKRFCSMTCVKRFNVSCTKRLSVLKVDKASRWGHRPMGRRGRPSGRVNGGTREHFLLRQVQGPYGSEETQRTLRGEGEEEAEDEPPVPMITRLRRQEERERVQEREREQGRQRKDTFISSGEQTTGGRECSDNPTQWSVGQVCSYINSLPGGRDISEEFRSHEIDGQALLLLTEDHLMTAMNIKLGPALKLCAHINSLKGP